cacacacaatattatgTAGTTTTAATTTTCCCTCTGGTAGATAATGTTAATATGATAATGTTATACCTCGTGTTCTTGTAGCATTGATTAataaagtacttaaaaaaaatctaaattacaatAACTgcttcctttattattattattaatttattttatacagtggTCATAAATGATTAACTATTACAATATTTTggtggtgttgtttttgttttttcttttaatactaAGAAAGTCAGTGGGGTTCATCAACCGTTTGGttaaaaacattcttcaaaatgttttcttttgggttgaacagaagaaagaaactcataaccttgatgagtaaattatgacatgtttgtaaagtACAAAAGTATGGGTTATCTCCCCAAACCAGCAGATGGCAGTAATGCAGCACGCGCTCCGCCTTCAGTCACAGTAGAGGAAGATCTGCACTGGCAGTATGGCGGCGTCCAGTAAGAGATGACTCCATGATTTTAACAGAAGGATCAAGCTTTCTGGGCTTCTAACATCAGTTTATGTTTGTACTTGTTGTGGATCTGGTGTTAAAGCTGGTTTAAAATGTGGACATTACAGATTTTCCTTGCCAACTTTCTAGATCATTTGCACCAGGTATCAGTGAACTTTacaatttctattttatatattgtaattttttataacatatggatagtttttttttcttaaataacacgcgatttaatatatatatatatatatatatatatatatatatatatatatatatataattttactgtacATAATATTATTCTATAAAACATATCCCTATTTATGatctaataaaaaagtaataggCCTAACATTTTCTTTAACTTGGAAGTTTCCtatgtgcttttatcatttttattcattatttattttttatttttttaaaaggtatTAGAAAAAATATTCCACAATGGCTTTCCAATGTGTTTTATATCCACTGAATGATGTTTTATGGATTAATACAAATGAAATACAGGAAGTAGTTGTGACCTTGTTTTCTGTCTCTTTAGTTGATGCTTCAAAAACCCACCTGAAAACAATGTCAGTCGGTAAGGCAGCTGTGAAAGTGGTGCGTTTAGGGAGAATATCTTACCGCAGTGCCTTGGAGGTCCAGCAGCAGCACATAAAGCAGCATATGGATTCATGCAGCACTAGCCCAAACACTTTATTACTGTGTGAACACGAGCCTGTGTACACCATCGGCATCAGACAGGCTCCTTACCCTCCTGAGGAGGAGCAGAGGCTCAAAGCTCTGGGCGCAGACTTCTTCCGTACCAACCGAGGAGGTCTAATAACGTTTCATGGTCCTGGTCAGCTGGTGTGTTATCCCATCCTCAACCTGGCCTGCTTTAAGAAGAGTGTGAGATGGTATGTGTGTGAACTGGAAAGGACGGTGATCAAGATGTGCAGTACATTTGGGATCGAAGCCTCCACGTCTCCAGATACAGGTGTCTGGGTGGGCAACCACAAAATCTGTGCAATTGGTAAGTAACCGTTTAGGTTTACTTTGTGTATTGTGTTGATTACTGGTCAAACATTTGGACaccaatgtatttaatttattattataaattcgcCCATTTTAGAACAAAAGcatcaaaactaaaaaaaaaaaatcttacttgatCCTAAACTTGTGAATGGTGGTGATCCCATGagcatttcattttcacagtttattttcatttaactggTCTCCTAGTGcagaatatacataatataatttcattttggtatataatttatttatttaaaattataaaaccgGTTTCTActatttccaggtttaaaaaaGTACCCTTTCACAGCAAAATAAAGGTAATAGTTGTGTTTTGCAGGTATCCATTGTGGAAGATACATCACCTCCCATGGACTGGCTCTTAACTGCAACACAGACATGAGTTGGTTTGACAACATTGTGCCATGTGGGATTGTGGGTAAAGGTGTGACGTCACTGAGCCGAGAGCTGGGGCGGGACGTCCCACCTGAGGAAGCCATACCAAAACTGCTGGAAGCCTTTACTGAACAATTCAACTGCACTTtaacatataattaataaatgtatgaatgcttttaagtgtttgaaTATGTGCTTGTATtgtcataaaaattattttatttctatttgctattattttaccttcctgaaaaaaaatactgttttggtACCATGGTACAGAGCTGCTGTCAGATGGGAATGGTATGGTATGCTTGCAGTATTCATGAAAGAAAGTTGCTTCAAAGAATGGCATGGACTAGAATTGTTGTTCATGGATGACCAAACAGATTTTCTTCAGGGGTTTTGTTGAGAAATGTAGCTTGAGTGAGTGAAACATATAAACAGTGAAGAACAGGAGTTAATGTTCTTCATATGTTCAAAGGCAGAAGTGATACAATCAAAGAGGTAACCTCCAACTAACATAAAATGtgaaaacactaataataaatggGTATGTGCTAAATTAATTGAGGTCACAATACTACGATCCTGATTAGCAAACACACGAGTTAGCAAACACACGAGTCTTGAGAAAGAAAAGATAGATTTAATGAGATTACCAATTAATATGATATAATTATACAACGTAACAGTATAGTTATACTGTTTTACTGCTATTTTACTGTTCAGAGGTTTTGGTAAGTAATTTTTCTGTAtacttgtatttttattatgaaattaatacattaatttagcaataattcattacatttatcaagagtaatattaaaatctcttttgtgttacagtatatttctatttcaaatgaatgactttcctgtaaaaatgtatattcattgaagaatcctgcaataataataattcggtttcaccaataaataaataaacagagtaGCACAACTTTTTTAACAGataatcagaagtgtttcttgagcagtaaatcatgtTATATTGACATCTAAAtggtccaaagcgacttacagtattgttcaaaataatagcagtacaatgtgactaaccagaataatcaaggtttttcgtatattttttattgctacgtggcaaacaagttaccagtaggttcagtagattgtcagaaaacaaacaagacccagcattcatgatatgcacgctcttaaggctgtgcaattgggcaattagttgaaaggggtgtgttcaaaaaaatagcagtgtctacctttgactgtacaaactcaaaactattttgtacaaacatttttttttttctgggatttagcaatcctgtgaatcactaaactaatatttagttgtatgaccacagttttttaaaactgcttgacatctgtgtggcatggagtcaaccaacttgtggcacctctcagctgttattccactccatgattctttaacaacattccacaattcattcacatttcttggttttgcttcagaaacagcatttttgatatcaccccacaagttctcaattggattaaggtctagagattgggctggccactccataacattaattttgttggtttggaaccaagactttgcccgtttactagtgtgttttgggtcattgtcttgttgaaacaaccatttcaagggcatgtcctcttcagcatagggcaacatgacctcttctagtattttaacatatgcaaactgatccatgatccctggtatgcgataaataggcccaacaccatagtaggagaaacatgcccatatcatgatgcttgcacctccatgcttcactgtcttcactgtgtactgtggcttgaattcagagtttgggggtcgtctcacaaactgcctgtggccctttgacccaaaaagaacaattttactctcatcagtccacaaaatgttcctccatttctctttaggccagttgatgtgttctttggcaaattgtaacctcttctgcacatgccttttttttaacagagggactttgcgggggattcttgaaaatagattagcttcacacagacgtcttctaactgtcacagtacttacaggtaactccagactgtctttgatcatcctggaggtgatcattggctgagcctttgccattctggttattcttctatccattttgatggttgtcttccgttttcttccaagtctctctggttttgctctccattttaaggcattggagatcattttagctgaacagcctatcattttttgcacctctttataggttttcccctctctaatcaactttttaatcaaagtacgctgttcttctgaacaatgtcctgaacgacccattttcctcagctttcaaatgcatgttcaacaagtgttggcttcatccttaaataggggccacctgattcacacctgtttcttcacaaaattgatgacctcagtgattgaatgccacactgctattttttttaacacacccctttcaactaattcaactaattgcccaattgcacagccttaagagcgtgcatatcatgaatgctgggtctcatttgttttctgagaatctactgaacctactggtaacttgtttgccacgtagcaataaaaaatatacgaaaaaccttgattattctggttaatcacattgtactgctattattttgaacaatactgtacaaatgaggacaatggaagcaatcataGAAGTCATATGATCATAGAATGATAtagaagtgctataacaagtctcagttagcttaaatgcagtacatgtagcaagggcttttaaataatacaataaatacaaataaaacatagaatagaaaaaaacagagcaagctagtgttagtggtctttatatatatatatatatatatatatatatatatatatatatatatatatatatatataatttgtgaagtGTCAGCTGCCTCCCCCCTGATTATCATTGGCACCCCGTCCTAaggctcccgacaggagtgggtgtgtCAGAGAGGAGGGTGTGTGGATGAGCCAGGGCTGACGGCTGTGATGGGGCACACAACTGATGGAaatggagcctcattaccgccgctgtttaaccCTCTATGGTACGCATTATGTTCTaaccatgaaatatttttttaaatatttatattaaaacatttcattaaaatagcTTCAATTATACAAAtcccaaaaattttttttgaaatttttcctttttggggggggggggggggggtgggttgGGGGTATTTAGGAAAacgttgccatatggcaacagtGTACCACAATGGAAAATGGCCAAAAAcgtagtttttttattaaattatgattatcttttctgtttaaactgacatttcttttaaatatttatagattGTTATCCTTGGAACTCGTGCAAACCAAAAGTAGGTAGGTTCCTATCATTTAACCTTCAAAATGGTActttaaagtattattataatgCTTGCAAACggacaaaaaaaattgcttttgtaCCATATATGGATATCAAATTCatcaactttttatttgttttacatccACAAAGtttccaacaacaaaaacaaatatttttgaaaggaTTTTATACAAGTTAAGTAAATGTATGGTAGCTTGGAACATGCACTAATACCATGTAGAACATGAAAACGTAAAATACAGGTATTACGATAGGCGGCTTCCTGAAGTAAAGTGAAAACTGAAAGTTTAGACATTTGCCAAGTTtggtaacccatacttggaattggtgctctgcatttaacccatccaagtgcacacacacagcagtgagaagtgaacacaccgtgaacacacacccagagcattgggcagctatatactgtatatagcgGCCGGGGAGCAAATGGGGgtccagtgccttgctcaagggcacttcagccatgggtactgagggtggaagagagtgctgttcattcacaacctcccacctacaactcctgctaGCACAGAGACTCAAACTGGTGACCTTTGGGTAATTAGTCCAACAGTCtgaccattaggccacagctgttcCTCAGTGTGGGTT
The nucleotide sequence above comes from Carassius auratus strain Wakin unplaced genomic scaffold, ASM336829v1 scaf_tig00215941, whole genome shotgun sequence. Encoded proteins:
- the lipt2 gene encoding putative lipoyltransferase 2, mitochondrial; protein product: MSVGKAAVKVVRLGRISYRSALEVQQQHIKQHMDSCSTSPNTLLLCEHEPVYTIGIRQAPYPPEEEQRLKALGADFFRTNRGGLITFHGPGQLVCYPILNLACFKKSVRWYVCELERTVIKMCSTFGIEASTSPDTGVWVGNHKICAIGIHCGRYITSHGLALNCNTDMSWFDNIVPCGIVGKGVTSLSRELGRDVPPEEAIPKLLEAFTEQFNCTLTYN